A region from the Methanobacterium sp. genome encodes:
- a CDS encoding acetate uptake transporter: MVEDIMSNVQIKDTTANPAPLGLLGFGLTTVLLNIHNAGFYDLNSMILAMGIAYGGIAQIIAGAMEYKKGNTFATVAFSSYGLFWWSLVLLLVLPKMNLATAADPISLGAYLFMWGLFTLVMFFGTLKLTRGLQVIFLSLAILFFLLSLGEFTGNGLITVIAGYEGIFTGASAIYVGLAEVINEVYDRNVLPV; encoded by the coding sequence ATGGTTGAAGATATAATGTCCAATGTGCAGATAAAGGATACAACTGCAAATCCTGCACCTCTTGGACTTTTAGGATTTGGATTAACAACTGTCCTTTTAAATATCCATAATGCAGGATTTTATGATCTAAACAGTATGATACTGGCTATGGGGATAGCCTATGGGGGAATAGCACAGATAATTGCAGGTGCAATGGAATATAAGAAGGGAAATACATTTGCAACTGTCGCATTCAGCTCATATGGGTTGTTCTGGTGGTCACTTGTGCTCCTGCTTGTCTTACCAAAGATGAATCTAGCAACCGCAGCGGATCCCATATCCTTAGGAGCTTATCTTTTTATGTGGGGGCTCTTTACTTTAGTAATGTTCTTTGGAACTTTAAAATTAACTCGAGGACTACAGGTTATATTCTTAAGTCTTGCAATACTGTTTTTCCTCTTATCTTTAGGAGAATTTACAGGTAACGGATTGATAACAGTGATTGCAGGATATGAGGGGATATTTACTGGAGCAAGCGCAATTTATGTAGGTCTTGCAGAGGTGATTAATGAGGTTTATGACAGAAATGTTTTACCAGTTTAG